The Saccharomyces eubayanus strain FM1318 chromosome IV, whole genome shotgun sequence genome contains the following window.
AACAAGTAAACGGAACTCCAAATGCAAATCAGACTATTGAagctcaattttttttgataattaATGCTCCAGTTTGCCAGCCACCGGCGGTTACACTGACACAAATATATTCTTCAGGTAACTCTATTTTGGTGGGCTTGACCACCTTGATATTCCTTTGCCCTTCCCAATTGCCAATGTGTAATTCGTTAACCATTCTTTCAGAAGGACCGAGCCCTAAACATCCACAATCTTGGCTTTCTACACCCCAAGAATACAAATGACCAGATTCAGTTAGCGCGACGGTATGGTAGTCACCACTTGCCACGGATATAACCTTTTCCTCTATGTCTATTTCCGTTAAGCTTTCTTTATCAACATCTCCatttgaaatcttcaaagTATAACAATGGGTATCAGTAAATACTATCAAGGCGGCAAAACAGACGTTAATCTTACATAACCTACCAACAATGTTCAGATCTACCACTTGGCTCAACCCATGGTGATACTTCCATAATTTATCGCCATCGTTATTGATATAGAAAACACAATTATCTTGTAGACATGCAAAATCAATGACCCTAGAATTGCCATTAATATCACTGGTATTTGGGAtaatttcatattttgcaaaagaaaagctcTTACCTTTTTCAACAGCCTCTCTTTCGCTCCATGCGACTAGCCCAACCTTATATATGTAGCAACAATTGAAATTCCAACCGCATGCAATTTTCAGAATTGGATTCGTTATCCGGCTAGGCATATTTGCAAACTCGATTTTAACACCTTGGTCAGATTCTGGGGAGTCCCATGAGTAGATGTTATTGTCTCTGTCCATTGCCAAAAAATGGCTTCTTCCAGAAGTTACAGCAACATATTGAATATCATTAAACGTTTCCAAATTATCATCGCTACTACTGTACAATGGAAAGGAGTTTCTTGCAAAAACTCTCCTAATATGATTATTTCCCGGAACTGCTTTGGTAGCGCTTCGCTCTAACATTTCTATTTCGCTATAAATATTATCATGAGGCCCTATCGCAGGCATGGTAGTTCTGGGCACACCACCGTAGTTTCTTCCGGGAGAGGGACTGGGCACTTGTGCTTGTCCCCTGTCAGTAGTAGTGGTTTGAACTGAAGTTGAGTGTCTTTCTCCTGGTTCATGGACAGTGGATGGATGGCTGTTGCTCATTCTTCTTCCGTGAAATGTCCCTGTGGTGTTTACAGTACCCCCACTACTACGACTTGTGATTCGAGGATAGGACCTCTCCATATTGTGAATCATTTCTCTAAAGGGATTGTAATCATGCTGTGAACCAGTGGGGCCCGGTCCTTTGCAGCCCCCAGAGAAAGTAGATCCAGTACTATATAAATTTCCGGATTCAGTcagtatttgaaaagaaaacccCCCGCTGGAGACTTGAGCTATAATTTCATCTCCGTCTTTCTTGATTGCATTTAACGAATCCTCTGGAGAACAAAAGCCACTTCTGGACCTGGTTCTACTGTTGAACCACGGAACTTCCGTAGGGATATTAACACCATATTTAAATCTCGGACTTGGTCCATTTAATGATGTAGCTGCCAATTCACTATTTGAACTGCCAGTAAACCCTAACCTTCCGTGCTTTAAGTAACCCCAACTATAAAACTTGGCATCGTATGCCCGTAACTGATAAATATCTTGCCAAGACAAATCGGGGTATGCTTCCCTTAAAATGCTTTCTGTGCAAGTCTTGAACTCGGCTGAATTTTGACATTGGAAAGGTTCATCATTTGTTCTCAGTGTACCAAATGCCTTGTGAAATAATTCATGCCACAAAGTTTTAGAGTGGTCAAAATCTAGCAACGTGTTATAGTATTTGTTCGTTTGCGACAGGTTCTTAATATCATCAGTAGTCAAAAATGGTAAAGCAGCTTGGACAATGTCTGGAGGCAACCCTACCTCTAATTCATTCTCTTTACCTTCAATCTCACTCATACTTTACTCTTTTATGTATAGTTTTGTAGTGTGTATGCCCTCTTGAAGGTGAACTGTACTCCAAAAAGGGGTTGGCGCTTTTATATGATCTTGATGTATTTATTATCGTCATAATAAATACAAGGGACAGGGCGAACCGCCTGAAAATCACACTCCGTAATGACTTCAAGATCGAAATtaaaattattaaataTAAATCCATTGattattataatataaagGACTATACATGCTGAATCAACCATGTATAGAGTACGTTTATGATTGTAGCCATTTACAGCTTGTTGAAGACTTTAGACAAAATCTCAGTTAAATTGGACCAGTTTTTGATCCTTAGATTTTCATTGGCTAAATGGCCATTGTCAGTAGATTGACCACATGGTATTTGAACTGCTGGAGCGTCGAATATCCTTTCCAACATCCTCAAACAGGAAATAGAACCTCCTTCTCTTACCAGTAATGGTTCCGCATCCCATGCAGTGGTAATTTCATCCTTTAACACTTGGTATGCATGATTTGTTGGGTCGCCCAACCAACCTTCTGCCTCATTCAAAACTTTTATCTCTAAGTGGTTTTGAGAGTTTAGCTGCTTGAAACTCTCATGTAAATATGCCTTAAGATCTTGTTTCACTTGCTCGACGCTTTGCTCCGGAACCAACCTAATGGAGATGCCCATAGTGACACTCTTGGGTATTACTGTAATATTACCAGGGCCACTGAATTTGACAGTTGTCATAGATAATGAAGGCTTTGACCAATTTGTAATCAGATCTTGAACAGTGATGCTCTCGTCGATATTCGCAAGCTCAGTGATTTTCTGGAATCTTTGGAGTTCATCGTCAGTCAAATCTTTCAATGGTGAGTAAAAATTAGGAATCTGAATTTCCTTTTGCTCATTTTGTAGTTTAGATACAATGTTGACCAAGTTAACCATTGGCTCATCGTAGACACCGCCATTAAGGCCTGAGTGGCCGTCTGGCCTATCACTCcagatttttatttgagCATTGATAACTCCTCTTAGTCCATAGTTCAAACACGGATGTTCTTGGTCAACCCAAGTGGAATTACTTAACAGGATCCAATCAATATTTTTGCCAATAATATCATGATATTTTTTACAAACTTGTTGCAAACTGGCGGACCCAATTTCTTCACTTCCTTCCACTAAAAATACAACGTCATTGACTAACTCTCCCTGTTGAAACAAATGTGCCACACTATGAATAGCACTTACCAATGGGCCTTTATTATCTGACACACCACGTCCTTTTAGATATCCGTTTTCGCAAGTTAAAGTAAATGGGTCGGTATTCCAATTAAAAGTATCTCCAGAGGATATTACGTCGTAATGACCGTACCACAGTATACGTTTTTTCTTAGAACCCTTTTCCTGTTTCCCATTACCTTGAAAATATGCGAATACAACAGGATTACCGCCATCAGGTAAGGGAAACAATTGGGCGTTCGTAGCtccaaatttcaaaaataattgtTGTAGATAAATTGCGCAACGTCTTAGTGACAACATACTTGCAGTGTCTTTACTTTGAGACACCGTTTGATAGGAGATGAGCTCTCTTAGTGTGTTTAGcatttcttcattattcaAAGAAGCCGTTTGGTAAACGGCCCACGCATTGGAGGTGCGTCGTGTAGAAGATGCATTGATTTTCGAAGCATCCGAGAGAGGAACTGCAGATAGCAACGACGTCAGGTCCCAGAGAGTTAATGACCCATCGTTTCCACCCGTTAGCAAACTAACAGATTCTGCTGATTTGCTAAAAATCTCTGAGCTTAGTATTTTGCCCTGTTGTGGATTCCAGTGATTAACTTGATTCTGGTAAAAATGAGTGATCCCTGATTCATCAATGGCAAAAATATGATCCATGTAAACAGATATAGAAATGATATCCGACTCGtcctttgtttttaaagTAGATATTAATTGCTGAGTATTCAAGTcccaaattttcaaaatcccATCACTTAAACCGCAATATAAGAATGGGAATTCTATGGTTTGGGAAATGACACTATCTTCGTTGTCGATTTTATCGTTTACCAAAGAAACCTTAACAACATCGTGCTTCTCGTCCCTAGAAAACTCCCAAAGCTTACTTATACCATCACCAGCAGATGAAATTATATGTTCCAAACCGAAAGTCTGAGAATTTTTCTCCAATAGTTGGTTGAACCTGGGGCACAGCTTATTAATGGAATAAACAAACCCATAATGCGCATATTTAATAATGTTTTCTGAAGGGACCTCGATGATGGCGGCGCCACAGTTTTCCTGTAAAGAGGCTAATGAAGATTGGGAGAGCGAATTTGCGCTACATCCAGTTGGACCCAACGAATCAAAAAACTTATCGTATCTTCTATGTGGTAGcttattgatattttctacTCTATCAGATGATGTTTTCTCAATTTTCTGCATCAAGTTTTCCACATACAGTAAGCTTGCATTTTGGCAGCCAAACACAATAGTTTCCAACGAATCCAAATATGCCAATGAGAAGATATCGCCAATATCTGTCACTGAATAGACCGTAGCTATTTCCGTAACAAGCAGAAAGTCATCTCTGATAGCCTTTTCACCAATGGACCAGACCCTCACCAAGGAATCTGCACCACCAGAGAATAAAAagttttcatcttcagatCTTGTTAAACACAACACAGATGACCTAGTGTGCGTTTCTTCTTGCGATTCTCCCAGTCTAATCGTGTGAATTAGATTATACGTGGGAAGATCAAATACCAGGATTTTAGAATCCTGGCTCCCAGCAAACAGTAGTCTCTTTTTGGGAAATGCAACAATGGATAGGATGGAAAATGTGTGATTCCATCTATGGATCAATTCAGAGTGCAATGCTACACCTCTACTATTATACATGGCCTGGCGATTACCCTTTTAGTCTTTCAAATCCTCGTGCTATTGgcttcttctcctttttgaaaggtatttttcatttatatacCTGAGTCACACAGTGTATTGATATTGGTGCCACAGCTTTTCGCGGCGCACAATGCGATTATCACTCATGTTGATGGTAAAAGTCGATTGTCCTACCTATGCATGAAAAACAGATAAATTGCTTTGGATTTGTTGGGCCTGAAGCAGCAACGTGAGGCACAACCTGCAATTTGCGATTCTCGATTCTGTAATATATCGTAGAAATTAGAGAAAACTGCCAATCACTGTGGTGGCGCACGCttgaataatgaaaaaagctGCTTTATTAGCGTTTCTATCTCGGTATGATTTTCAGTAAGGTGAGATGGCCTTTGGGCTAGCTTAAATACTGAGGAAACGTACTTTATTGCTGCTCCAAAGCTGCTTCTTGGCGGCTATTcgatgatattttttcaaggtAATTATTATCATCACGTCGCACGTAAAGTTGTGGAAGATATACGACATTTGCAGAAGAGACAGAATTATAGACAAGGCCTACGATACTATCTACTTAAGGAAAAGTGTAAGGGCCACAACTGACTC
Protein-coding sequences here:
- the DUG2 gene encoding glutamine amidotransferase subunit DUG2 → MYNSRGVALHSELIHRWNHTFSILSIVAFPKKRLLFAGSQDSKILVFDLPTYNLIHTIRLGESQEETHTRSSVLCLTRSEDENFLFSGGADSLVRVWSIGEKAIRDDFLLVTEIATVYSVTDIGDIFSLAYLDSLETIVFGCQNASLLYVENLMQKIEKTSSDRVENINKLPHRRYDKFFDSLGPTGCSANSLSQSSLASLQENCGAAIIEVPSENIIKYAHYGFVYSINKLCPRFNQLLEKNSQTFGLEHIISSAGDGISKLWEFSRDEKHDVVKVSLVNDKIDNEDSVISQTIEFPFLYCGLSDGILKIWDLNTQQLISTLKTKDESDIISISVYMDHIFAIDESGITHFYQNQVNHWNPQQGKILSSEIFSKSAESVSLLTGGNDGSLTLWDLTSLLSAVPLSDASKINASSTRRTSNAWAVYQTASLNNEEMLNTLRELISYQTVSQSKDTASMLSLRRCAIYLQQLFLKFGATNAQLFPLPDGGNPVVFAYFQGNGKQEKGSKKKRILWYGHYDVISSGDTFNWNTDPFTLTCENGYLKGRGVSDNKGPLVSAIHSVAHLFQQGELVNDVVFLVEGSEEIGSASLQQVCKKYHDIIGKNIDWILLSNSTWVDQEHPCLNYGLRGVINAQIKIWSDRPDGHSGLNGGVYDEPMVNLVNIVSKLQNEQKEIQIPNFYSPLKDLTDDELQRFQKITELANIDESITVQDLITNWSKPSLSMTTVKFSGPGNITVIPKSVTMGISIRLVPEQSVEQVKQDLKAYLHESFKQLNSQNHLEIKVLNEAEGWLGDPTNHAYQVLKDEITTAWDAEPLLVREGGSISCLRMLERIFDAPAVQIPCGQSTDNGHLANENLRIKNWSNLTEILSKVFNKL
- the SAF1 gene encoding SCF ubiquitin ligase complex subunit SAF1, producing MSEIEGKENELEVGLPPDIVQAALPFLTTDDIKNLSQTNKYYNTLLDFDHSKTLWHELFHKAFGTLRTNDEPFQCQNSAEFKTCTESILREAYPDLSWQDIYQLRAYDAKFYSWGYLKHGRLGFTGSSNSELAATSLNGPSPRFKYGVNIPTEVPWFNSRTRSRSGFCSPEDSLNAIKKDGDEIIAQVSSGGFSFQILTESGNLYSTGSTFSGGCKGPGPTGSQHDYNPFREMIHNMERSYPRITSRSSGGTVNTTGTFHGRRMSNSHPSTVHEPGERHSTSVQTTTTDRGQAQVPSPSPGRNYGGVPRTTMPAIGPHDNIYSEIEMLERSATKAVPGNNHIRRVFARNSFPLYSSSDDNLETFNDIQYVAVTSGRSHFLAMDRDNNIYSWDSPESDQGVKIEFANMPSRITNPILKIACGWNFNCCYIYKVGLVAWSEREAVEKGKSFSFAKYEIIPNTSDINGNSRVIDFACLQDNCVFYINNDGDKLWKYHHGLSQVVDLNIVGRLCKINVCFAALIVFTDTHCYTLKISNGDVDKESLTEIDIEEKVISVASGDYHTVALTESGHLYSWGVESQDCGCLGLGPSERMVNELHIGNWEGQRNIKVVKPTKIELPEEYICVSVTAGGWQTGALIIKKN